From the Candidatus Bathyarchaeota archaeon genome, one window contains:
- a CDS encoding electron transfer flavoprotein subunit beta/FixA family protein, protein MDIIVCVKHVPETAEAELKISANGKTIEKTGLVFNINEWDNYAVEEAVRIKEKFGGTVTVITVGTEDSDYTIRRCLAHGADNAIRLTDPRFEGSDGYAIAKILYSIIRNLHYDLILTGSQAGDDGYSMVGPTIAEMLNIPHVVLVKKIELEAGIARVHRELEGGFEEVVEVKLPALLAVQTGINEPRYVSITSIRRAMQKEIKVMSLADTGLSENEVGEAGSWLKIEKLHAPPVEKQIEFLKGNSEEVAAKIIKILRSRGLI, encoded by the coding sequence TTGGATATAATTGTTTGTGTCAAGCATGTACCAGAAACGGCTGAAGCAGAGCTTAAAATAAGCGCAAACGGCAAAACAATAGAAAAAACTGGTTTGGTATTCAACATTAACGAGTGGGACAACTATGCGGTAGAAGAGGCTGTGCGCATAAAGGAAAAGTTCGGTGGGACGGTTACGGTCATAACTGTAGGCACAGAAGACTCGGATTATACGATACGTAGATGTCTAGCTCACGGCGCAGACAATGCGATACGCTTAACGGATCCTAGATTTGAAGGTTCAGATGGCTATGCAATTGCAAAAATTCTTTACAGTATAATTAGAAATTTACACTACGATTTGATTTTGACCGGCTCTCAAGCTGGAGATGATGGCTATTCCATGGTTGGTCCAACAATAGCTGAAATGCTTAATATACCGCATGTTGTGCTCGTTAAAAAAATCGAGTTGGAGGCTGGAATTGCAAGGGTCCATCGTGAACTTGAAGGCGGATTTGAAGAGGTTGTTGAGGTTAAATTACCAGCGCTTTTAGCAGTTCAGACAGGTATAAACGAACCACGCTACGTTTCGATAACGAGTATACGCAGGGCAATGCAAAAAGAAATAAAAGTTATGAGTCTAGCAGATACGGGGTTAAGTGAAAATGAGGTTGGCGAAGCAGGATCATGGCTAAAAATAGAGAAATTACACGCGCCGCCAGTTGAAAAACAAATAGAATTTCTCAAGGGAAATTCAGAAGAGGTTGCAGCGAAAATTATTAAAATTCTTAGGTCAAGGGGGCTCATATGA
- a CDS encoding (Fe-S)-binding protein, producing MNFQELVLRHGLLKCMQCGMCTGGCPVARKAGLNVRRYMHEISVLNKLSIQLKNELWSCTMCSTCGVGCPRGLRPYEFLIDIRSMAVEEGRITSTIRDALESVFKNGNPWSITRSKRSEWSEDLNVKHVSEGAEILYYVGCTSAYDSRIQNVAKSFVSCLQKAGVNFGILGEEENCCGNEVYCMGEKGLFDFLVEENMKIFNKYAVKQIVTNCPHGFHAFKNLYNQTDFKPIHQTQLLFKLIEEKKLIITKGLKKKIIYHDPCFLGKRNGIYEEPREVIKSIPGVTLLEFNRSRTLSLCCEGGGGRMWVDIPGSRLAEIRVKDAVAAGADILVTACPFCLLTIEDAVRTTGNEGKIRIMDIAELLILAL from the coding sequence ATGAATTTTCAAGAGCTCGTTTTGAGGCACGGTCTCCTTAAATGCATGCAGTGCGGAATGTGTACGGGCGGATGTCCAGTTGCAAGGAAAGCTGGTTTGAACGTTAGGCGATATATGCATGAGATCTCTGTGTTGAACAAGCTCAGTATTCAATTAAAGAACGAGTTGTGGAGTTGCACGATGTGTTCCACGTGTGGTGTTGGTTGCCCAAGAGGTTTGCGACCATATGAGTTTTTAATCGACATAAGGAGTATGGCTGTGGAAGAGGGACGAATTACGTCGACAATTCGTGATGCTCTTGAAAGTGTATTTAAAAACGGTAACCCATGGAGTATAACTCGTAGCAAACGTAGTGAATGGAGTGAAGACTTAAATGTCAAGCACGTTTCTGAAGGTGCTGAAATTCTATATTATGTGGGATGCACTTCAGCTTACGACTCACGTATTCAAAACGTCGCTAAAAGCTTCGTTTCATGCCTCCAAAAAGCTGGTGTAAACTTTGGAATCTTAGGCGAAGAGGAAAATTGCTGTGGTAATGAAGTCTATTGTATGGGCGAAAAAGGCTTATTCGACTTTCTAGTTGAGGAAAATATGAAAATTTTTAATAAGTATGCTGTAAAACAGATCGTTACAAACTGTCCACATGGATTCCACGCCTTTAAGAACCTTTACAATCAAACTGATTTTAAACCAATACACCAAACGCAACTGCTCTTTAAACTAATAGAAGAAAAAAAACTAATAATCACAAAAGGATTAAAAAAGAAAATTATTTACCATGACCCATGCTTTTTAGGTAAGCGAAACGGTATATACGAAGAGCCGAGGGAAGTTATCAAAAGTATTCCAGGCGTCACACTTTTAGAGTTTAACCGTTCAAGAACCCTAAGCTTATGTTGTGAAGGTGGGGGTGGAAGAATGTGGGTGGACATTCCAGGTTCAAGATTAGCTGAAATACGTGTAAAAGATGCTGTAGCGGCTGGAGCAGATATTTTAGTTACAGCATGTCCTTTCTGTCTTCTGACAATTGAAGATGCTGTAAGAACTACAGGAAACGAAGGGAAAATCAGAATAATGGATATCGCTGAACTTTTAATCCTTGCACTCTAA
- a CDS encoding sugar ABC transporter ATP-binding protein gives MADIVSAKSITKTFPGVKALDDVDVSLKSGRIYSLVGENGAGKSTLVKILSGVYKCDKGKIFVDGIEAHYNAMEALLKYKIACVHQEPALIPEMTIAENFFLEIENRFYRGGFISHRLMKEMVRGILKEFNVDVDVDRKTKDLRPDEKRMVELARALYYEPKLLILDEITAPLTEDGVKLVFAHMKDLKESGKTVLFISHRLEEVLKVSDEAIVLKDGRLVGTASGKKINRDQIIEMMIGEKSTKLTFPDKASNIKEKKIFEVRNLKGKGINVDFEVREGEILALAGLRGQGMENVLRMIYGVMARESGDFYLNGEKIDVKGPKEAIDRGIIYISDDRDMEELWPNQSVMENIIIPSFNKYSKFGILNESGLNQLAKDNARRFNIKAPSLGALIMQLSGGNRQKVVFGKWICKNPKVILASCPAIGLDLATKAEVYKILRDLANKGIAVITYLSELSEVVNLPDRILVMRNGAVIEELKGDEITEENVLRAYFKEDST, from the coding sequence TTGGCCGACATCGTATCTGCTAAATCCATCACAAAAACCTTTCCAGGGGTTAAAGCGCTTGACGATGTTGACGTCTCCTTGAAATCTGGTAGAATATATTCTTTGGTTGGTGAAAACGGTGCTGGTAAATCTACGTTAGTTAAGATCCTATCAGGCGTGTACAAATGTGATAAGGGAAAAATATTTGTTGATGGTATAGAGGCTCATTATAATGCGATGGAGGCCTTGTTGAAGTATAAAATCGCATGTGTGCATCAAGAACCTGCTTTAATCCCTGAAATGACTATCGCTGAAAACTTCTTTTTGGAAATAGAGAATAGATTCTACAGAGGTGGCTTCATATCTCACAGGTTAATGAAAGAAATGGTAAGAGGCATCTTAAAGGAATTTAACGTAGATGTCGATGTTGATAGAAAAACAAAAGATCTGAGACCTGATGAAAAAAGAATGGTTGAGCTCGCCAGGGCGCTTTATTATGAGCCGAAACTCCTTATTCTTGATGAAATCACCGCTCCATTAACTGAGGACGGGGTCAAGCTAGTTTTTGCTCATATGAAGGATTTAAAGGAAAGTGGAAAAACTGTTCTCTTCATTTCGCATAGGTTAGAGGAAGTATTAAAAGTGAGCGATGAAGCTATCGTTTTAAAAGATGGAAGATTGGTCGGGACAGCTTCTGGTAAAAAAATAAATAGAGATCAAATAATTGAGATGATGATTGGTGAGAAGAGCACTAAACTTACTTTCCCTGATAAAGCTTCTAATATAAAAGAGAAAAAAATTTTTGAAGTTAGGAATTTAAAGGGAAAAGGAATAAATGTAGATTTTGAGGTTAGAGAAGGAGAGATTTTGGCTTTAGCTGGGCTGAGAGGACAGGGAATGGAAAACGTTCTCCGCATGATATATGGCGTTATGGCAAGAGAAAGCGGGGATTTCTATTTGAATGGAGAAAAAATAGATGTAAAAGGTCCTAAAGAAGCAATAGATCGTGGAATAATCTATATTTCGGACGATAGGGATATGGAAGAGTTATGGCCTAATCAATCAGTAATGGAGAATATAATTATTCCTTCATTCAATAAATATAGTAAATTTGGAATATTAAATGAATCCGGCTTAAATCAACTTGCAAAAGATAATGCGAGGCGGTTTAATATAAAAGCTCCCTCCTTAGGTGCATTAATAATGCAACTTAGTGGAGGAAACAGACAAAAAGTGGTATTTGGAAAATGGATATGCAAAAACCCTAAGGTAATACTTGCTAGTTGTCCCGCAATCGGTCTCGATTTGGCCACAAAAGCAGAAGTTTATAAAATTTTAAGAGATTTGGCAAACAAAGGCATAGCTGTTATAACATATTTATCCGAACTTTCTGAAGTAGTTAACCTTCCTGATAGAATATTAGTCATGCGGAACGGAGCTGTTATTGAGGAGTTAAAAGGTGATGAAATTACCGAAGAGAACGTATTGCGGGCCTATTTTAAAGAAGATTCAACTTGA
- a CDS encoding ABC transporter permease, translated as MGVNFKSVKRLLSDWYMIVVLFVIWGSFTAIAPAFSSVPNIVRVIVFSTPLLAVTLSQNIVILVKGFDLTVGSLVSLMTAILSVLMTWSVAGSIVVAFLVGGLVGLVNGIGVTKFNVNPFLMTLSMMFVVDGITLIIRPSPGGYISRTFASYMMLDLGGIAIGPIVAFIGLALFGALLLEKRHLGRLIYAIGDSEEKAFLRGIDVQRIKLKVYIMSGLFAAFGGLYVAAQALTGDPALGSPLLFASIAAVLFGGTSVTGGVGRFPNTCAAVLILGSITSFLFYQGWIVWYRYIINGALLITAAIVQRYTALGRR; from the coding sequence ATGGGAGTTAATTTCAAAAGCGTGAAACGTTTACTTTCGGATTGGTATATGATTGTCGTCCTCTTTGTTATTTGGGGAAGTTTCACAGCTATCGCTCCCGCCTTTTCCTCCGTCCCTAACATCGTAAGAGTAATCGTCTTTTCAACACCTCTGTTGGCAGTTACACTCTCACAAAATATAGTGATTCTTGTTAAAGGTTTTGACTTAACGGTTGGATCCCTAGTCAGTTTAATGACAGCCATTTTATCTGTTCTGATGACTTGGTCCGTAGCGGGATCGATAGTCGTTGCCTTTTTAGTGGGGGGACTAGTTGGATTAGTAAACGGTATAGGCGTTACAAAATTTAACGTCAATCCTTTTCTAATGACTCTTAGTATGATGTTTGTGGTAGATGGTATAACATTAATTATTCGACCAAGTCCAGGAGGATATATTAGTCGAACTTTCGCTAGTTATATGATGCTCGACTTAGGAGGGATTGCGATAGGACCGATTGTTGCTTTTATTGGATTGGCCCTATTCGGAGCATTACTTTTAGAAAAGAGGCATCTCGGACGTTTGATCTATGCCATTGGTGATTCAGAAGAGAAGGCATTTCTAAGAGGGATTGATGTGCAAAGAATAAAATTAAAAGTATATATAATGAGCGGTCTCTTCGCTGCCTTTGGGGGGTTATATGTGGCAGCTCAAGCTTTAACAGGCGATCCAGCCCTCGGGAGCCCCCTACTCTTTGCATCTATCGCAGCGGTTTTGTTTGGAGGTACAAGCGTAACTGGTGGTGTGGGGAGGTTCCCGAACACTTGTGCCGCGGTATTAATTCTAGGGTCTATTACTAGCTTCCTATTTTATCAAGGTTGGATTGTATGGTACAGATACATAATCAATGGTGCTCTACTCATAACGGCGGCAATAGTTCAGCGATATACTGCTTTAGGACGTAGATAA
- a CDS encoding ABC transporter permease: MSDFLTIQHQTELFRRISIPGIMALGQTLIILTGGVDLSVGANMMTVAIIGGIFFASMGELWLPMILILLFGALIGLLNGLGIGLLKVPPIVMTLGMMTALSGFTLVYTGGYPRGGAHNDLVNFVSTNVMGIPAPGIIWAILTIILWFVLRKTKFGREVYAVGSNPISSYLSGIQIKKILVAVYILAGLFTSISSLFYLGRIITPALSVAPAGIGLDYLLAALAIPVIGGTTFRGGEGGVIGTFIAAYLYGILRGLLIALGFGEAGILIFTGIIIAGIIVARQKVGA, translated from the coding sequence ATGTCTGATTTTCTGACTATTCAGCATCAGACTGAATTGTTCAGAAGAATTTCTATACCAGGGATCATGGCTCTGGGACAAACTTTAATCATTCTCACAGGGGGGGTAGATTTGTCGGTGGGAGCAAATATGATGACCGTAGCTATCATAGGGGGAATTTTCTTCGCGAGCATGGGAGAGCTATGGCTACCAATGATCTTAATACTTCTTTTTGGGGCGTTGATAGGGCTTCTAAACGGCTTGGGAATTGGCCTATTAAAAGTTCCACCAATAGTCATGACCTTGGGCATGATGACCGCTTTAAGCGGATTCACCCTTGTTTATACTGGCGGGTACCCTCGGGGAGGTGCGCACAATGATCTGGTAAACTTTGTCTCCACAAATGTGATGGGAATACCAGCTCCAGGAATCATATGGGCAATTCTAACCATAATTTTATGGTTTGTGCTTAGAAAGACAAAATTTGGTAGAGAGGTGTACGCTGTTGGATCGAATCCAATATCATCGTATCTCTCTGGAATCCAAATAAAGAAGATTTTAGTAGCAGTTTACATCCTTGCCGGACTTTTCACTTCAATATCCAGCCTATTTTATCTTGGAAGAATTATAACTCCCGCTCTCTCAGTAGCTCCAGCAGGGATCGGATTAGATTATTTACTGGCCGCTCTTGCAATCCCTGTTATAGGGGGAACTACATTCAGGGGAGGTGAAGGCGGAGTCATTGGGACGTTTATCGCAGCTTATTTGTATGGAATTCTTAGAGGCCTTCTAATCGCACTAGGGTTCGGTGAAGCTGGCATTCTAATTTTCACAGGAATTATAATAGCAGGAATCATTGTGGCAAGACAAAAGGTTGGCGCTTAA
- a CDS encoding FAD-binding oxidoreductase, protein MDQITRSTTAKGIPILSLQHIYRTKKLKSHLILHKKAYGETMNLIEELAKIVGPSYVSDDLWVRWSYSMDSSIYDHIEPTPPAIVVRPKSIEEVQEIIRLANMTKTPVYPRGGGTACAGPRGGKMLSSILIDMTRMNDIIEIDEESLTVTAQAGTTWGKLNAELEKKGWRLGFRGPYSGYASTVGGGVAFHSTGMGSTRYGLIPEEVTNLTVVLPNGDLLKTGTAVNPKAKRYYRYCIGPDLAGIFLGSLGTLGVITEVTIRMYPKSTHSAFGAYAFRDYKSCQACYYEWLKNGLAEDLWWYAEDGLNVMVPELAEKGYVSMLAYVVEDVSNALVEARKNLLDQIAVEKGGEPQDPKYSKDGWDYKFETLPRWVSKIGVWQWCCHLNTAGGALKDLEKVLHYINSRKEERERKKVYSATISIAQKNAGHVSTSIYYDESDPESVKLAKEMVNEIVRIAAECGGCNYKPGKQWYAYTIMKNPVYRDTLIRIKKALDPNNIMNPGALTLPDEL, encoded by the coding sequence ATGGACCAAATCACACGTAGCACTACAGCGAAAGGCATTCCAATCTTAAGTTTACAACACATATATAGGACCAAAAAGCTTAAGTCACATTTGATTTTACATAAAAAAGCCTATGGTGAAACAATGAATTTAATTGAGGAGTTAGCAAAAATTGTTGGCCCATCGTATGTTTCTGATGATTTATGGGTACGATGGAGTTACTCCATGGATTCATCTATTTACGATCACATTGAACCAACTCCGCCAGCAATCGTAGTAAGGCCGAAGAGTATTGAAGAAGTTCAGGAAATAATACGCTTGGCGAATATGACTAAGACACCCGTGTATCCTAGAGGTGGAGGTACAGCCTGTGCGGGGCCTCGTGGGGGTAAGATGCTTTCATCGATTCTAATTGATATGACCAGAATGAACGATATTATTGAAATAGATGAAGAGTCCCTTACAGTTACCGCTCAAGCTGGAACAACTTGGGGGAAGCTTAATGCAGAGCTAGAAAAAAAAGGATGGAGATTAGGTTTTAGGGGTCCATACTCCGGTTATGCATCCACTGTAGGAGGTGGCGTAGCTTTTCACTCAACCGGTATGGGTAGCACAAGATACGGATTAATCCCTGAAGAAGTTACGAATTTAACTGTAGTTCTGCCAAATGGCGACCTGCTAAAAACTGGTACAGCGGTAAATCCTAAAGCTAAAAGGTACTACAGATATTGTATAGGTCCAGATTTGGCTGGCATCTTCCTCGGGTCCTTAGGAACGCTTGGAGTGATAACGGAGGTAACTATTCGAATGTATCCCAAATCTACTCATAGTGCTTTTGGGGCTTATGCATTTAGAGACTATAAATCCTGCCAGGCGTGTTACTACGAATGGCTTAAGAATGGGTTGGCAGAAGATCTTTGGTGGTATGCAGAAGATGGATTAAATGTAATGGTGCCGGAATTGGCTGAAAAAGGCTACGTATCCATGCTCGCCTACGTTGTTGAAGATGTAAGTAATGCGCTCGTTGAGGCAAGGAAAAATTTGCTTGATCAAATAGCGGTAGAGAAGGGAGGGGAGCCTCAAGATCCTAAATACTCTAAAGACGGATGGGATTATAAATTCGAAACTTTACCCAGGTGGGTTTCGAAGATAGGTGTGTGGCAGTGGTGCTGTCATTTGAATACCGCCGGGGGTGCGTTAAAAGATTTAGAAAAAGTTTTGCACTATATTAACTCACGTAAAGAGGAACGTGAAAGAAAGAAAGTGTACTCGGCAACTATAAGTATCGCTCAAAAGAATGCAGGACATGTATCTACTTCGATTTATTACGATGAAAGCGATCCAGAATCCGTTAAATTAGCTAAAGAAATGGTGAATGAAATTGTTAGAATAGCGGCGGAATGTGGGGGGTGCAATTATAAGCCGGGAAAACAGTGGTATGCTTACACTATCATGAAAAATCCGGTTTATCGAGACACTTTAATTAGGATTAAAAAGGCTCTAGATCCGAATAACATTATGAATCCAGGAGCACTAACTTTGCCTGATGAACTCTGA
- a CDS encoding (Fe-S)-binding protein has protein sequence MPLDDFRKEIYLCSRCGYCRDMVRARDNTDRLCPIRENTGGFEIYSSRGRNWIARQILEGSLSVKDFTEKFVDSLYSCLFCGNCTEHCLVLEPESWSRFPNNTFKDHIIDNNGITRSLRNLVVEEGIPPVEIRNVLHSVYRHGNPYGEPREKRDAWTKELGFNIKNATEERCEILFYVGSIASYNERNQKAVQAVARIMKLANVDFGIFGTREEDSGGEVRELGEEGLFEELAKRNLELFREHDITNVICFSPHDYNAFINYYPELLKEAWSRLNLKIQHYTEFLANLLRKEELAMKKLDKKVTFHDPCYLGRKNGIYDAPRQILQATGADLIEMRLSYSNSYCCGGGGGGLWYEPLDKPKVENERAKQALETGAEILAVACPNCAQMMEDGISAIEGKIRVMDIAEIVEETINI, from the coding sequence ATGCCTTTAGATGATTTTAGAAAAGAAATCTACCTGTGCTCTAGGTGTGGTTATTGCAGAGATATGGTAAGAGCAAGAGACAACACAGATCGCCTATGTCCCATTCGAGAAAACACTGGTGGATTCGAGATCTACTCTTCAAGGGGAAGAAATTGGATTGCAAGACAGATCCTTGAGGGTAGCCTAAGCGTTAAAGACTTTACAGAAAAGTTTGTAGATTCATTATATTCATGCCTTTTCTGTGGAAATTGCACAGAACATTGCTTGGTGCTCGAACCTGAGTCTTGGAGCAGATTTCCTAATAACACATTTAAGGATCACATTATTGATAATAACGGGATAACAAGATCCCTAAGAAACTTAGTAGTTGAGGAAGGAATACCCCCGGTAGAAATCCGAAATGTTTTACATAGCGTTTATCGACATGGAAATCCATATGGTGAACCTCGGGAGAAGCGTGACGCTTGGACGAAGGAATTAGGCTTCAACATCAAAAATGCGACAGAAGAGAGATGTGAAATATTATTCTATGTTGGTTCCATCGCGTCTTACAACGAGCGAAACCAAAAAGCAGTACAGGCTGTCGCTAGAATCATGAAATTGGCAAATGTCGACTTTGGCATTTTTGGAACCCGGGAGGAAGATAGTGGAGGGGAGGTCAGGGAACTTGGAGAGGAAGGATTATTCGAGGAACTTGCTAAACGTAACCTAGAACTCTTCCGTGAGCATGATATTACTAATGTTATCTGCTTTTCACCTCACGATTATAATGCATTCATCAACTATTACCCTGAATTATTGAAAGAAGCGTGGTCTAGGTTAAATCTTAAAATTCAGCATTATACCGAGTTTCTTGCAAATCTCCTTCGTAAAGAGGAACTCGCTATGAAGAAGTTGGATAAAAAGGTGACTTTTCACGATCCCTGTTATCTAGGCAGAAAAAATGGAATCTACGATGCCCCCCGCCAGATACTCCAAGCAACAGGAGCTGACCTAATCGAAATGAGATTATCGTATTCTAATTCCTATTGTTGCGGAGGAGGTGGAGGAGGATTGTGGTATGAACCACTGGATAAACCCAAGGTGGAAAATGAACGGGCAAAACAGGCGCTTGAAACAGGCGCTGAGATACTCGCCGTAGCATGCCCCAATTGTGCACAAATGATGGAAGACGGAATAAGCGCAATTGAAGGTAAAATTAGGGTTATGGACATCGCTGAGATCGTTGAAGAAACTATTAACATATGA
- a CDS encoding substrate-binding domain-containing protein, whose protein sequence is MSKPVSRRDWAKTVGGTIAGLAVGAAAGYLAAPKAPAGPPVEKVVEKTVTVTGPGVTKTVTTTPGAELPWIGDYLAAPPDPQWHQWPRRNPPYKIGLAIAWSGNPWRFMQAAETKMMLDALVSIGWVKEWKLLDAGGDVLEQKRNVAQLEEWGMDALIIDPVRPDALIEDIERVTSKGIFTAICIEAPIPAPIGTLKNYGTIFNTNYYKSGYVQGKFVAEKLIEKHPPERRKVAVIRGIAGAPSNIQRWEGAKYAIDQYADKGVEIVAAVDSGWSPPKAREDAADIIAAHPEVRGWVTQGAMMMSSIPLALVDAGKDPKDHVMTGEDFVFNLKLQRKYGFEMMMCGNPQYQQALSIWRAIQGLSGMPVRKIDFFEPPYLTTEQLPYLWNLYEPIINELPDAAQLMTLLTPQQLKAVIK, encoded by the coding sequence ATGAGCAAACCAGTCTCAAGACGGGATTGGGCGAAGACTGTCGGCGGAACAATCGCTGGGTTAGCTGTTGGCGCTGCGGCTGGTTATCTTGCAGCACCAAAGGCACCCGCCGGCCCCCCAGTCGAGAAGGTTGTTGAAAAAACTGTTACCGTGACGGGACCAGGTGTAACGAAGACCGTAACGACAACTCCTGGAGCTGAGCTCCCTTGGATTGGAGATTATCTCGCAGCGCCACCAGATCCCCAATGGCACCAATGGCCACGACGCAATCCTCCATATAAGATCGGTTTGGCGATAGCTTGGAGTGGTAATCCATGGAGGTTTATGCAAGCCGCAGAAACAAAGATGATGTTAGACGCTCTCGTTAGCATTGGGTGGGTTAAAGAGTGGAAACTGCTAGATGCTGGAGGCGATGTTCTAGAGCAAAAAAGAAATGTCGCACAACTAGAAGAATGGGGAATGGATGCGCTGATTATCGATCCCGTTAGGCCTGACGCCCTCATTGAAGACATAGAAAGAGTCACGTCAAAAGGCATATTTACTGCGATTTGCATTGAAGCCCCAATTCCTGCACCGATCGGAACGTTGAAAAACTATGGAACAATATTCAATACGAACTACTACAAGAGCGGATATGTGCAAGGAAAATTCGTGGCGGAGAAATTAATAGAGAAACATCCACCAGAGCGTCGTAAGGTTGCAGTAATCAGAGGAATTGCCGGTGCCCCCTCAAACATACAACGGTGGGAAGGCGCAAAATACGCCATAGACCAATACGCTGACAAGGGCGTAGAAATCGTAGCGGCTGTAGATTCCGGTTGGTCTCCGCCTAAGGCTCGAGAGGATGCTGCCGACATCATAGCTGCGCACCCAGAAGTCAGAGGATGGGTAACCCAAGGGGCCATGATGATGTCCTCGATACCTTTGGCACTTGTGGACGCGGGAAAGGATCCGAAAGATCATGTGATGACTGGAGAAGACTTTGTCTTCAATCTAAAGCTCCAACGCAAATATGGATTTGAGATGATGATGTGCGGTAATCCCCAGTACCAACAAGCACTTAGCATCTGGAGGGCCATCCAAGGCCTATCGGGTATGCCGGTTAGAAAAATTGACTTCTTCGAGCCACCTTACCTAACAACTGAACAGCTACCGTACCTGTGGAACCTCTACGAACCAATTATTAATGAACTACCAGACGCTGCTCAACTAATGACTCTACTTACACCGCAGCAATTGAAGGCCGTAATCAAATAA